A single window of Gossypium arboreum isolate Shixiya-1 chromosome 13, ASM2569848v2, whole genome shotgun sequence DNA harbors:
- the LOC108462628 gene encoding uncharacterized protein LOC108462628 — MLNLNKILKDDPPTVKEGEEDEVTAFTTVEAWKHFDFLCRNYILNGLSDALYKVYSVKKITKGLWTSLDHKYKAEDVGAKNFLVAKFLNFVMIDSKLVVNQVHELQLIIHVILAEGMMISESFQVEAIIEKLPLAWNDFKNYLKYKRKEMSVEDLIVRLRIQEDNRGTKKRLSKAANSNSARANIVEVNKDFKEGKQPENGSKLGPKGGISKKQKFQGKCFNCNKMGYKSSSCRIPKKVRANKANTVEEIFKEVSDMGLYA; from the coding sequence ATGTTGAACTTGAACAAAATTTTGAAAGATGACCCTCCTACTGTTAAAGAGGGTGAGGAAGATGAAGTTACCGCTTTCACTACTGTTGAAGCTTGGAAACACTTTGATTTCTTGTGCCGAAACTACATCCTGAATGGATTATCGGATGCACTTTACAAAGTGTATAGTGTTAAGAAAATAACTAAGGGCTTATGGACATCATTGGACCATAAATACAAAGCCGAAGATGTTGGAGCTAAAAATTTTTTAGTTGCTAAATTCTTGAATTTTGTAATGattgattctaaattagttgTGAATCAAGTGCACGAACTTCAACTGATCATTCACGTAATTCTTGCTGAAGGGATGATGATAAGTGAATCCTTCCAAGTGGAAGCCATTATTGAGAAGTTGCCTCTTGCTTGGAATGACTTCAAGAATTACCTAAAGtacaaaagaaaggaaatgtcAGTGGAAGATTTAATTGTCAGACTTCGGATTCAAGAAGACAATAGAGGTACGAAAAAAAGGCTCAGCAAAGCAGCAAATAGCAATAGTGCTAGGGCAAACATCGTAGAAGTCAATAAAGATTTCAAGGAGGGAAAACAACCTGAAAATGGGTCTAAACTGGGACCAAAAGGTGGCATTTCCAAGAAGCAAAAATTTCAAGGAAAATGCTTCAATTGCAACAAGATGGGGTACAAGTCATCCAGCTGTAGGATACCAAAAAAAGTTAGAGCTAACAAGGCCAATACTGTAGAAGAAATTTTCAAGGAAGTGTCCGATATGGGCTTATATGCCTAA